A part of Borreliella afzelii genomic DNA contains:
- a CDS encoding DUF226 domain-containing protein, which yields EKQVYEFYGKKYPEQGPLTKWILKNLK from the coding sequence AGAAAAACAAGTATATGAATTTTATGGGAAAAAATACCCAGAACAAGGACCGTTAACAAAATGGATACTAAAAAACCTAAAATAA